Proteins co-encoded in one Pseudobdellovibrionaceae bacterium genomic window:
- a CDS encoding (deoxy)nucleoside triphosphate pyrophosphohydrolase, with protein sequence MTKTIPSNKICKMNRKKRAYWIPVVTALMKRGDEVLLGLRPEGHNLAGYWEFPGGKMELGEEPEDSLKRELKEELGIDAEIGDICLTSSHNYGDTTILLLFYEVPYWVGEPKTVHHSGLKWVKIDSLSKENLPEANFKVLDKIIEVLKRS encoded by the coding sequence GTGACTAAAACGATTCCATCTAATAAAATCTGTAAGATGAATCGCAAGAAAAGAGCTTATTGGATCCCCGTTGTAACTGCCCTGATGAAGCGCGGCGATGAAGTTCTCTTAGGTTTAAGACCCGAAGGCCACAACCTTGCAGGCTACTGGGAGTTTCCTGGCGGTAAAATGGAACTAGGAGAAGAACCCGAAGACTCGCTCAAACGCGAGCTTAAAGAAGAGCTGGGCATTGATGCAGAAATTGGCGACATTTGTCTGACCAGTTCCCATAATTATGGAGACACCACAATTTTACTTTTATTTTATGAAGTCCCTTATTGGGTAGGTGAACCTAAAACCGTTCATCATAGTGGGCTGAAGTGGGTGAAGATTGACAGCTTGTCCAAAGAAAATCTGCCCGAAGCCAATTTTAAAGTTCTAGACAAGATCATTGAAGTTTTAAAAAGGTCATGA